The Methanosarcinales archaeon genomic sequence GCTCTCGCAACTTTATCTCAACAGGTTTATCTTTTGTACCCCCTATGCGGTTAGCGGCCTTCAAAGCTGCCTGGCGTGGTTGACGACCGGTAAATACACTACCCTCGGATCCATCCGTATTTCTGATAACAAAGTACTTATTTTCTGCCATTTGTAACTTAATCTCCTAACAGCCCCAAGTGCTGTAGTAATCACAATAACATTACCCAATCATAAAAACTTCGTTTTAAAAATAATAGTGAAAAGGCATATTTCCAGCCAACTATGTCCAATGCATAGGAAATGAGCCTTATGGAAAAGAC encodes the following:
- a CDS encoding chromosomal protein MC1, translating into MAENKYFVIRNTDGSEGSVFTGRQPRQAALKAANRIGGTKDKPVEIKLRERGTKKVHTFMGWKEILDAPAKKPAWMGDKINKPFVKKVGVEKLE